Proteins encoded together in one Anaerococcus murdochii window:
- the thiH gene encoding 2-iminoacetate synthase ThiH, with amino-acid sequence MNIESVLDYFPGMDIIDSDIKERVKKSYEEVKNIKVTKADVVASLESSSITPRDFYNLLSDEAGEYLEVIADLAKEKRIRYFGNNVCLFSPIYIANYCENSCRYCGFRAKSDIKRAKLTFDEIEAEMKALADTGIEDVLILTGESKKFSSIEYIAEACKIASKYFKVIGIEVYPANVDDYKLLRQAGADFVTVFQETYNPETYDYYHPYGHKRSFSYRFDTQERALQAGFRGVGFGTLFGLGDPIEEAFKLAIHASEIQKKYPYAEIAISLPRIRPTHGADNSLKFNIVDDKKFFQIMAAIRMFLPFASITLSTRESKDFRNLAVNYAATKISASVDTSIGHRSKESQDEGDEQFVIDDARSTAETFEDLKNLGMTPVFTDYINL; translated from the coding sequence ATGAATATAGAAAGTGTGCTCGATTATTTTCCAGGAATGGATATAATCGATTCAGACATTAAAGAAAGGGTGAAAAAATCCTACGAAGAAGTAAAAAATATAAAAGTTACCAAGGCTGATGTGGTGGCAAGCCTAGAGTCATCAAGTATTACTCCAAGAGACTTTTATAATCTCCTAAGCGATGAGGCAGGAGAATACCTAGAGGTCATAGCCGATTTGGCAAAGGAGAAAAGAATCAGATATTTTGGCAACAATGTTTGTCTATTTTCTCCAATATATATAGCAAATTATTGCGAAAATTCCTGTAGGTATTGTGGCTTTAGGGCCAAGTCTGATATAAAAAGGGCCAAATTAACCTTTGATGAAATCGAAGCTGAGATGAAGGCTCTTGCCGATACAGGTATTGAAGACGTGTTAATCTTAACTGGGGAATCTAAAAAGTTTTCGTCTATAGAATATATTGCCGAAGCTTGTAAAATTGCTAGCAAGTATTTTAAGGTGATAGGCATCGAGGTTTATCCTGCCAATGTGGATGATTACAAACTTTTAAGACAAGCAGGGGCGGATTTTGTGACAGTTTTCCAAGAAACATACAATCCTGAAACCTACGATTACTACCACCCTTACGGTCACAAGAGGAGTTTTTCCTATAGGTTTGATACCCAGGAAAGGGCCCTCCAGGCTGGTTTTAGGGGAGTTGGTTTTGGAACGCTTTTCGGTCTTGGAGATCCAATAGAAGAAGCCTTTAAACTTGCTATCCACGCAAGCGAAATCCAGAAAAAATACCCTTACGCAGAAATCGCTATTTCTTTGCCAAGAATAAGACCAACCCACGGTGCAGATAATTCACTAAAATTCAACATAGTTGACGATAAAAAGTTTTTCCAAATCATGGCTGCTATTAGGATGTTTTTGCCTTTTGCATCAATCACCCTTTCAACCAGGGAGTCAAAAGATTTTAGAAACCTAGCCGTAAACTATGCTGCGACAAAAATTTCAGCATCTGTTGATACATCAATTGGCCATAGGTCAAAAGAAAGTCAAGATGAGGGTGATGAACAATTTGTAATTGACGATGCAAGGTCAACTGCAGAAACCTTTGAGGACCTAAAGAACCTCGGCATGACCCCAGTATTTACAGACTATATAAACCTATAG
- a CDS encoding thiazole synthase, with protein sequence MENKDYLVLGDKKFESRFILGSGKYSPELIDAAIKSAGSQMITVALRRANTKDVANILNYIPKDVTIIPNTSGARNADEAIRISRLAREMGCGNFVKIEIMRDSKYLLPDNVETLKATEILAKEGFVVLPYMYPDLNFARDLRDAGASAIMPLASPIGSNKGLATRDFIKIIIDEIDLPVIVDAGIGVPSHAAEAMEMGAAAIMANTGIASASDINLMAKAFKLGIEGGRLAYLAKPGRVLQSGADPSSPLRDFFD encoded by the coding sequence ATGGAAAATAAAGATTATTTAGTACTTGGAGATAAGAAATTTGAGTCAAGGTTTATCCTTGGTTCTGGAAAATATTCGCCAGAATTAATTGATGCAGCTATCAAATCTGCAGGTTCACAAATGATTACTGTTGCTCTAAGAAGAGCAAATACCAAAGATGTAGCAAATATTTTAAATTACATACCAAAAGATGTTACTATCATCCCAAACACCTCAGGTGCAAGAAATGCTGACGAAGCTATTAGAATCTCAAGACTTGCCAGGGAAATGGGTTGTGGAAACTTTGTAAAAATCGAAATAATGAGAGATTCAAAATACCTTTTACCAGACAATGTTGAAACCCTAAAGGCAACAGAAATTCTTGCCAAAGAAGGCTTTGTAGTTCTTCCATATATGTATCCAGACCTAAATTTTGCTAGGGACTTAAGAGATGCAGGAGCTTCTGCAATCATGCCTCTTGCTAGTCCAATTGGCTCAAACAAGGGACTAGCTACTCGAGATTTTATAAAAATAATAATTGACGAAATAGACCTACCAGTTATTGTCGATGCAGGAATTGGTGTGCCAAGTCATGCTGCAGAAGCTATGGAAATGGGAGCTGCAGCTATTATGGCAAATACAGGTATAGCTTCTGCTAGCGATATAAACTTGATGGCCAAGGCCTTCAAGCTAGGAATTGAAGGTGGAAGGCTAGCTTACCTTGCAAAACCAGGTAGAGTTTTACAATCAGGTGCCGACCCATCTTCACCACTAAGGGACTTTTTTGACTGA
- the thiF gene encoding sulfur carrier protein ThiS adenylyltransferase ThiF, producing the protein MRNEILKRQDPEINEILKKASVSILGCGGLGSNIAMILARCGLGEIYIYDYDKVELSNLNRQNYDQKDLGKSKVFQIKKKIEETVPCNKIFAEEVLITKDNLAEISGKTDIFIEAFDKKEMKSMVFEYFLGKDDKKLIMASGLSGLGDLSDIKVKKIKNISMVGDFKSSPEQGLYAPYIGIVANLEALLALKIIIGERNGK; encoded by the coding sequence ATGAGAAATGAAATTTTAAAAAGACAAGACCCAGAAATTAATGAAATACTCAAAAAAGCAAGTGTTTCAATCTTAGGTTGTGGGGGACTTGGTTCAAATATAGCCATGATCCTTGCCAGGTGTGGGCTTGGAGAAATTTATATCTACGATTACGATAAGGTTGAATTATCGAACCTAAACAGGCAAAACTATGACCAAAAAGATTTGGGAAAATCAAAGGTTTTTCAAATAAAGAAAAAAATTGAGGAAACTGTTCCCTGTAACAAAATTTTTGCCGAGGAAGTTCTTATTACAAAAGATAACTTAGCTGAAATTTCAGGAAAAACAGATATTTTCATCGAAGCCTTTGACAAAAAAGAGATGAAAAGCATGGTGTTTGAATATTTTTTGGGAAAAGATGATAAAAAATTAATTATGGCATCAGGTCTTTCGGGTCTTGGAGATTTATCTGATATAAAAGTGAAAAAAATAAAAAATATAAGCATGGTTGGGGACTTCAAATCAAGTCCTGAACAAGGTTTATATGCACCTTATATAGGAATTGTAGCAAATTTAGAAGCACTCTTAGCACTTAAAATTATTATAGGAGAAAGAAATGGAAAATAA
- the sufU gene encoding Fe-S cluster assembly sulfur transfer protein SufU produces MDMQEIYSQIILDHSRNQANKHDLEDPDIKEDGHNPSCGDEIVLQLKLDGDKIVDAAFTGDGCAISQAATSVMCDMLVGKTIDQADKMADIYQRMIKREDVTDEELEELEDAIAFKNIQNMPQRVNCALLSWNTLRAVIDEKK; encoded by the coding sequence ATGGATATGCAAGAAATATACAGTCAGATTATCCTAGATCATTCAAGAAACCAAGCCAATAAGCATGACCTAGAAGACCCTGACATCAAGGAAGACGGCCACAATCCATCTTGTGGTGATGAAATAGTTTTGCAATTAAAACTCGATGGAGATAAGATTGTGGACGCAGCCTTCACAGGCGACGGCTGTGCCATTAGCCAGGCAGCCACATCTGTAATGTGCGATATGCTGGTTGGAAAAACTATAGATCAGGCTGATAAAATGGCAGACATCTACCAAAGGATGATCAAAAGAGAAGATGTGACAGATGAAGAACTTGAAGAATTAGAAGACGCTATAGCCTTCAAGAACATTCAAAATATGCCACAAAGGGTAAATTGTGCCCTACTTTCTTGGAACACCCTAAGGGCTGTTATTGATGAGAAAAAATAA
- a CDS encoding aminotransferase class V-fold PLP-dependent enzyme yields the protein MDVAEIRKDFPYIDGAKVGKDVIYLDTAATSQKPRQVIEAVDNYYRYKNANPHRGAHYLSWVATEAYENGREVIRKFINAKSRNEIVYTKTTTEAMNLLAYSYGLDNLKAGDEILITILEHHANLVPWQMVAKATGAKLVYAYLKDDHSLDYEDLKSKINEKTKIVSITGASNVTGEIIDVKKIIGWAKEVGATTIVDAAQLVAHKKIDVTDLDCDFLVFSGHKIYAPMGIGILYGKYDLLDKMKPFNLGGDMIEYVYEDYSTFAKAPIKFEAGTPNVGGVIGLIEAIKYVDQIGMDKIHAHEMELTHYAYDLIKDIENIKIVHPTSVEEGALISFTFDDVHPHDIASILDSKNVAVRSGHHCAMPLHTYLGISSTARASFAIYNTKEEVEIFAKSLREVRKVMGL from the coding sequence ATGGATGTAGCAGAAATTAGAAAAGATTTCCCATATATTGACGGGGCCAAGGTCGGCAAGGACGTAATCTACCTAGATACAGCCGCCACAAGCCAAAAGCCAAGACAGGTAATCGAAGCAGTTGACAATTATTATAGGTATAAAAACGCCAACCCTCATAGGGGTGCCCACTACCTTTCATGGGTAGCTACAGAAGCCTATGAAAATGGTAGGGAAGTAATTAGAAAATTTATAAATGCAAAGTCTCGAAATGAAATAGTCTACACAAAGACTACCACAGAGGCAATGAACCTTCTTGCCTATTCCTATGGACTAGATAATTTAAAGGCGGGCGATGAGATTTTAATTACAATCTTAGAACACCACGCCAACCTTGTTCCATGGCAAATGGTGGCAAAGGCCACTGGGGCAAAGCTTGTTTATGCCTACTTAAAAGACGATCATTCCCTTGATTATGAAGATTTAAAGTCAAAGATTAATGAGAAAACAAAAATAGTTTCAATAACCGGTGCATCAAATGTGACTGGGGAAATTATTGATGTAAAAAAAATAATTGGCTGGGCAAAAGAAGTAGGAGCAACCACAATCGTTGATGCAGCCCAACTTGTAGCCCACAAAAAAATTGACGTCACAGACTTAGATTGTGATTTCCTTGTATTTTCTGGCCATAAAATCTATGCCCCAATGGGCATTGGTATTCTTTATGGAAAATATGACCTACTTGATAAGATGAAACCTTTTAACTTGGGCGGAGATATGATAGAATATGTCTATGAAGATTATTCAACCTTTGCCAAGGCACCTATAAAATTTGAGGCCGGAACACCAAATGTTGGTGGAGTTATTGGCCTAATAGAAGCTATAAAATATGTGGATCAAATCGGCATGGATAAAATCCACGCCCATGAGATGGAATTAACTCACTATGCCTATGACCTAATCAAGGACATAGAAAATATCAAAATCGTCCATCCGACAAGTGTTGAGGAGGGGGCTCTAATTTCCTTTACTTTCGATGACGTCCACCCACACGACATAGCTTCTATCCTAGATTCTAAGAATGTAGCTGTAAGAAGTGGCCACCATTGCGCCATGCCTCTACACACCTATCTTGGAATCTCATCTACAGCCAGGGCATCTTTTGCGATTTATAATACAAAAGAAGAAGTTGAAATCTTTGCAAAAAGCTTAAGAGAAGTTAGAAAGGTGATGGGACTATAA
- a CDS encoding SufB/SufD family protein, protein MARINEMRALTWAYLGLNKADYDLVEIKNQPFYGNSVKEGQNQVQTAFSGETYGLSPEINKENRDFRNHFLSFDIDKNRETEFINLEMNDENNILVSSIEINARENTSSSFLVNFADLAQGKIFINSQILVNLEKDSKVKLVVVVDLKNDSTNLNSIATRLADRSELDITYIEIGATKSMVNIRNILRGEEAKVVENGVYFKSKEEYLDLMAVNEHFGINTDSNTLFNGALKDKAVKNFKGIVDLRRGCTKADGKIGDYSMMLSDAVINKSAPILLNEEREVAGKHAASVGRMNKEMLFYIMSRGFSKKQAESMMLEANFAPALDKIEDEDLRKLIADEVHELNSRN, encoded by the coding sequence ATGGCAAGAATAAATGAAATGAGGGCCTTAACTTGGGCCTACCTAGGTCTAAACAAGGCTGATTATGACCTAGTTGAAATTAAAAACCAGCCTTTTTATGGAAATTCTGTAAAAGAAGGCCAGAACCAAGTTCAAACAGCCTTTTCAGGCGAAACTTACGGCCTTTCTCCAGAAATAAATAAGGAAAATAGAGACTTTAGAAATCACTTTTTAAGTTTTGATATAGATAAAAATAGGGAAACTGAATTTATAAACTTAGAAATGAACGACGAAAACAACATCCTTGTATCAAGCATTGAAATTAACGCAAGAGAGAATACTTCTTCTTCATTTTTAGTTAATTTTGCAGACCTTGCTCAGGGAAAGATTTTTATAAATTCTCAAATCCTAGTTAATTTAGAGAAAGATTCTAAGGTGAAACTCGTAGTTGTAGTTGACCTTAAAAACGACTCTACCAACCTAAACTCAATCGCAACTAGACTTGCCGACAGGTCAGAGCTTGATATTACTTATATTGAAATCGGAGCTACAAAGTCCATGGTTAATATCAGAAATATCCTAAGAGGCGAAGAGGCCAAAGTCGTAGAAAATGGTGTTTACTTTAAATCAAAGGAAGAATACCTAGACCTAATGGCTGTAAATGAGCATTTTGGCATAAATACAGATTCAAATACCCTTTTTAATGGCGCTTTAAAAGATAAGGCTGTTAAAAACTTTAAGGGTATTGTCGATTTAAGACGTGGTTGCACCAAGGCTGACGGCAAGATTGGAGATTATTCAATGATGCTTTCAGATGCGGTTATTAACAAGTCTGCACCTATCCTTCTTAATGAGGAAAGGGAAGTAGCCGGCAAGCACGCAGCAAGCGTGGGTAGGATGAATAAGGAAATGCTATTTTATATCATGAGCCGTGGATTTAGCAAAAAACAAGCAGAATCCATGATGCTTGAGGCAAATTTTGCCCCAGCTCTTGATAAGATTGAAGACGAAGATCTTCGCAAGTTAATAGCAGACGAAGTTCACGAACTAAATAGCAGGAATTAG
- the sufB gene encoding Fe-S cluster assembly protein SufB has product MKEINIEEQLKDIDRGYYDFFNEFIYSDITEKGLNADIVNEISDKKNEPDWMRKRRLKSLELFEKIDNPSWGPDLSELDMADITTYVKPPTDKKSSWEALPEDIKDTFDRLGIPQAEQESLAGVGAQYDSEEVYHSIQKHLSDQGVIFMDFTSAIREHEDLVKKYFQKAIPPTLHKYAALHGAVWSGGSLIYVPEGVKVDIPLQSYYRLNAPGAGQFEHTMIIAEDNSRVHFIEGCSAPRYNVVNLHAGSVEIFVGKNAEVRFSTIENWSRNMYNLNTKRAIIQEGGKMIWVSGSFGSKVSMLYPTSVLAGEGASAEYTGITFAGDGQYIDNGCSMIHLAPNTYSTALTKSITAGNGKSMTRSLVEMRKNSQGSRSTVDCENLMISEESQSDTIPVLDIRNDDVDCGHEAKIGSIDQGQVFYLMSRGIPEDEAKSMIVRGFAEPISKLLPLEYAVEMNNLIDMELEGANG; this is encoded by the coding sequence ATGAAAGAAATTAATATTGAAGAACAATTAAAGGACATAGACCGCGGTTACTATGATTTCTTTAATGAATTTATATATTCAGATATTACAGAAAAGGGCTTGAATGCTGATATTGTAAATGAAATATCTGATAAGAAAAACGAACCAGATTGGATGAGAAAGAGAAGACTTAAATCTCTAGAACTTTTTGAGAAAATCGATAATCCTTCTTGGGGTCCAGACTTATCAGAGCTAGATATGGCTGATATTACAACCTATGTCAAGCCACCAACAGATAAAAAATCCTCTTGGGAGGCCCTACCAGAAGACATCAAGGATACCTTCGATAGACTTGGTATTCCACAAGCTGAGCAAGAATCTCTTGCTGGTGTTGGTGCCCAATACGATAGTGAGGAAGTTTACCACTCTATCCAAAAACACTTATCAGACCAAGGTGTAATTTTCATGGATTTCACATCTGCTATTAGGGAACACGAAGATTTGGTCAAGAAATACTTCCAAAAGGCAATTCCCCCTACACTTCATAAGTATGCAGCCCTCCACGGTGCTGTTTGGTCAGGCGGATCTCTAATTTACGTGCCAGAAGGAGTTAAGGTTGATATTCCACTCCAATCTTATTACAGGCTAAATGCCCCAGGAGCTGGCCAATTTGAGCATACAATGATTATTGCTGAGGATAATTCAAGAGTCCACTTCATCGAGGGATGTTCTGCGCCAAGATATAACGTGGTTAACCTTCACGCAGGTTCTGTAGAAATTTTTGTCGGCAAAAACGCCGAAGTTAGATTTTCTACTATAGAAAACTGGTCAAGAAATATGTACAACCTAAACACCAAGCGTGCCATTATCCAAGAAGGCGGCAAGATGATTTGGGTATCAGGATCTTTTGGTTCAAAAGTGTCTATGCTTTATCCAACATCAGTTTTAGCTGGTGAGGGAGCAAGTGCTGAGTACACTGGTATTACCTTTGCAGGTGACGGTCAATATATAGACAACGGTTGTTCTATGATCCACCTTGCCCCAAATACCTACTCAACAGCCCTAACTAAGTCAATTACTGCAGGAAACGGTAAGTCCATGACCCGTTCTTTAGTTGAAATGAGAAAGAACTCCCAGGGTTCTAGATCAACTGTAGACTGTGAAAACCTCATGATTTCTGAAGAAAGTCAATCAGATACAATTCCAGTTTTAGATATTAGAAATGACGACGTCGACTGTGGCCATGAGGCAAAAATTGGTTCAATTGACCAAGGCCAGGTATTTTACCTAATGAGCAGGGGTATTCCAGAAGATGAAGCAAAATCAATGATTGTAAGAGGTTTTGCTGAGCCGATTTCTAAACTTCTACCACTTGAATATGCAGTTGAAATGAATAACTTGATTGATATGGAATTGGAAGGAGCGAACGGCTGA
- the sufC gene encoding Fe-S cluster assembly ATPase SufC, giving the protein MSDLLKIENLHVSAGDKDILKGINLTVGKGEVHVVMGANGSGKSTLMNSIMANPAYTIKEGKIFFEGEDITDLSVDKRARLGIFMSFQHPDEIPGVKLSDFLRISEEQITGDKPKILAFNKKLTKEMENLKLDSSYANRYVNVGFSGGERKKSEILQMQMLNPKLALLDETDSGLDVDAVRIVSEGIKNFLDGEKSVILITHHREILSNIKADYVHILKDGVIQETGDDSLMDKIEAEGYEWV; this is encoded by the coding sequence ATGAGCGATTTATTAAAAATAGAAAATCTCCACGTTTCGGCTGGAGATAAGGATATACTAAAGGGAATAAATTTGACAGTTGGTAAGGGCGAGGTCCACGTTGTTATGGGGGCCAATGGTTCTGGTAAATCAACCCTTATGAACTCAATTATGGCAAATCCTGCCTATACAATCAAGGAAGGAAAGATTTTCTTTGAGGGTGAGGATATCACAGATCTTAGCGTTGATAAGAGGGCTAGACTTGGTATTTTCATGTCCTTCCAACACCCAGATGAGATTCCTGGTGTTAAGCTTTCTGATTTTCTAAGAATTTCTGAAGAGCAAATCACAGGTGATAAGCCAAAAATTTTGGCCTTTAACAAAAAACTTACCAAGGAAATGGAAAATCTTAAGCTAGATTCTTCCTATGCTAATAGGTATGTAAATGTTGGTTTTTCTGGTGGTGAAAGAAAGAAATCAGAAATCCTTCAAATGCAAATGCTAAATCCAAAACTTGCCCTTCTTGATGAGACAGATTCAGGTCTTGACGTTGATGCGGTAAGGATTGTTTCAGAAGGTATTAAAAATTTCCTAGATGGGGAAAAATCAGTAATTTTAATTACCCACCACAGGGAAATTTTATCAAATATCAAGGCTGATTATGTTCATATCCTAAAAGATGGTGTAATCCAAGAAACTGGTGATGATAGCCTAATGGATAAGATTGAAGCTGAAGGCTACGAATGGGTGTAA
- a CDS encoding HPr family phosphocarrier protein, with amino-acid sequence MYEQKVTLSNEIGLHARPASIFIRQAVQFPCDITVEKAGRSYNAKSIMSVLSMSASKGDEIVIRAEGDEEEDAVKSLIDLVENKLNEY; translated from the coding sequence ATGTACGAACAAAAAGTAACACTTTCTAATGAAATTGGTTTGCATGCTAGACCAGCATCAATATTCATAAGACAAGCTGTCCAGTTTCCTTGTGACATAACTGTTGAAAAAGCTGGGAGGAGTTATAATGCTAAGTCTATCATGTCAGTTCTGAGCATGAGTGCTTCTAAAGGCGATGAGATAGTTATTCGAGCAGAAGGTGACGAAGAAGAAGATGCTGTAAAAAGTCTTATCGATTTAGTTGAAAATAAATTGAATGAATATTAG
- a CDS encoding L-2-amino-thiazoline-4-carboxylic acid hydrolase has translation MKYKGFYFLLFKGPMKKVLIEKYDKGYASEIIKKSKIIYRKLIEEADDIGDDNPMAYNEMFALVFVAPYIASEKKIPPETIQEMMRRSLYSVKWYFSLINLNTKIGKEANKKNVLKYYKWYTEEKEKLYPTSFKVDFEGQPYEGACYYRITRCPICAYTKKLGVDELMPLFCELDDVMISLQHGVLHRKETIAKGGDYCDYFILGDKE, from the coding sequence ATGAAATACAAAGGTTTTTATTTCTTATTATTTAAAGGTCCAATGAAGAAAGTTCTAATAGAAAAATATGATAAAGGATATGCATCAGAAATTATTAAGAAGAGTAAGATAATTTATCGAAAACTAATAGAAGAGGCAGATGATATTGGCGATGACAATCCAATGGCATACAATGAGATGTTCGCCCTTGTCTTTGTTGCTCCATATATAGCAAGTGAGAAAAAAATTCCACCAGAAACAATTCAAGAAATGATGCGTCGCTCTCTTTATTCTGTCAAATGGTATTTTTCTTTAATAAACCTCAATACTAAGATAGGAAAAGAGGCCAATAAGAAAAATGTTCTTAAGTACTACAAGTGGTATACAGAGGAAAAAGAAAAACTTTATCCAACTTCTTTTAAGGTTGACTTTGAAGGTCAACCTTATGAGGGTGCTTGTTATTATAGGATTACTCGTTGTCCCATTTGTGCATATACAAAGAAGCTCGGGGTAGATGAATTAATGCCCCTATTTTGCGAGCTTGACGATGTAATGATAAGCCTTCAACATGGAGTTTTACATAGAAAAGAAACCATCGCCAAGGGAGGAGACTACTGCGATTACTTCATCCTAGGAGATAAAGAGTAA
- a CDS encoding class I SAM-dependent methyltransferase, protein MKQENFIDKKKVKPDYKNWVPKRLLKAKIVESLVCLILFILFGASDLFLQGRQRIIWGIILGLAVLILLFFSIMLSHMYRTFDYRGKRKLAKIIIEGVAEYAKIPDGGLGLDVGCGSGALTIACAKRNPKATMVGCDIWSGSYKSEFSKKLCQDNAKAEGVENVRFEEGNAVNLPFADESFDLVTSNYVYHNIMGQNKQKLLLETFRVLKKGGVFVIHDLMNKSRYGDMDDFMEKLKKDGYQDVQLIDTTKGLFMDHKEALFLGLYGSSLLIGRK, encoded by the coding sequence ATGAAACAAGAAAATTTTATTGATAAGAAGAAGGTAAAACCTGATTACAAAAATTGGGTTCCTAAAAGATTGTTAAAGGCAAAGATTGTTGAAAGTCTAGTATGTCTTATTTTATTCATCTTATTTGGTGCAAGTGACCTCTTTCTTCAAGGAAGGCAAAGGATTATCTGGGGAATTATTTTGGGACTTGCAGTCTTGATACTTTTATTCTTTTCAATCATGCTTTCTCACATGTATCGAACCTTTGACTATAGGGGTAAGAGAAAACTCGCCAAAATTATTATAGAAGGCGTCGCAGAGTATGCAAAGATCCCAGACGGTGGACTTGGACTTGATGTAGGTTGTGGCAGCGGTGCACTTACCATAGCTTGTGCAAAAAGAAATCCAAAAGCGACTATGGTGGGTTGTGACATATGGAGTGGGTCATACAAGAGTGAATTTTCAAAGAAGCTCTGCCAGGACAATGCAAAGGCTGAGGGAGTAGAAAATGTGAGATTTGAAGAAGGAAATGCAGTGAATCTTCCATTTGCAGATGAAAGTTTTGATCTAGTGACTAGTAACTACGTTTATCACAATATAATGGGGCAAAATAAACAAAAACTTTTACTAGAAACATTTCGTGTGCTTAAAAAAGGTGGAGTTTTTGTTATTCATGACTTGATGAATAAGTCAAGATACGGAGATATGGATGATTTTATGGAAAAGCTTAAGAAGGACGGCTACCAAGATGTGCAATTAATTGATACAACAAAGGGTCTTTTTATGGATCACAAAGAAGCCTTATTCTTAGGACTTTACGGCTCAAGTCTTCTTATTGGTAGAAAATAA
- a CDS encoding ABC transporter ATP-binding protein, whose protein sequence is MVEIKNLSLAYGEDHIIDDISLSIGEGECVLFTGKSGSGKSSLINSINGLAVRYDNAKIKGEIFIDGKNIKALELYQISMLVSTVFQNPKTYFFNINTTLELLFYLENIGLAREEMDKRLSDMLEIFPIKNLLNRNIFNLSGGEKQILCIAASYIAGTKIIVMDEPSSNLDIKSISVLTKMLKILKEKGISIIVAEHRIYYLMDIVDRVFLIDKGKLKKTYTRSEFLKFDKNKLNALSLRDKELSKLEVPYLKDGGEYQIKNLSYKFTDDDYLSLTDISFKLGKIYGIIGSNGRGKSTLLRCLIGLEKISKEEIYFKGEKLSKKERLKKSSLVMQDVNHQLFTDEVFKELSLGVKNFDEEKAKIILKDLGLDEFIERHPMSLSGGQKQRLAIASLMCKDSPFVYYDEPTSGMDYSNMMKISELIKKYRNKDKIIFIVSHDIEFLNEVADEIFEL, encoded by the coding sequence ATGGTAGAAATTAAAAATTTAAGCCTTGCTTATGGCGAAGACCATATAATAGATGATATATCGCTATCCATAGGCGAGGGAGAGTGCGTGCTATTTACAGGAAAAAGCGGAAGCGGTAAGTCATCTTTAATAAATTCTATCAATGGCTTAGCTGTAAGATATGATAACGCAAAGATCAAGGGTGAAATATTTATTGATGGTAAAAATATAAAAGCTTTGGAACTTTATCAAATTTCGATGCTTGTCTCAACTGTTTTTCAAAATCCTAAGACATATTTTTTCAATATAAATACGACATTAGAATTATTGTTCTATTTAGAAAATATTGGACTTGCAAGAGAAGAGATGGACAAGCGTTTAAGTGATATGCTTGAGATATTCCCGATAAAAAATCTTTTGAACAGAAATATATTTAATTTATCCGGCGGTGAAAAACAAATTCTTTGCATTGCAGCTTCTTATATAGCAGGCACAAAGATTATAGTTATGGATGAGCCTTCATCAAATTTGGATATTAAAAGCATAAGTGTTTTGACAAAAATGCTTAAAATACTAAAAGAAAAAGGCATAAGCATAATTGTAGCAGAGCATAGAATTTATTATTTGATGGACATAGTTGATCGTGTATTTTTGATAGATAAAGGCAAACTTAAAAAAACTTATACAAGAAGTGAATTTTTAAAGTTTGATAAAAATAAATTGAACGCTTTAAGTTTAAGGGATAAAGAATTAAGCAAATTAGAAGTTCCTTATTTAAAAGACGGTGGAGAATATCAGATAAAAAATCTTAGCTACAAATTTACTGATGATGACTATTTAAGTTTAACAGACATCTCATTTAAGCTTGGAAAAATTTATGGCATAATAGGATCCAATGGACGAGGGAAGTCAACGCTTTTGAGATGCTTAATAGGTCTTGAGAAAATATCAAAAGAAGAGATTTATTTTAAAGGAGAAAAACTATCCAAGAAAGAAAGGCTGAAAAAATCTTCACTTGTTATGCAAGACGTAAATCATCAATTATTTACAGATGAAGTATTCAAAGAGCTTAGCTTAGGTGTAAAGAATTTTGATGAAGAAAAGGCGAAAATCATTTTAAAAGATTTAGGCCTGGACGAATTTATTGAAAGGCATCCGATGAGTTTATCAGGAGGACAAAAGCAAAGACTTGCAATAGCATCTCTTATGTGTAAGGATTCTCCATTTGTCTATTACGATGAACCTACAAGTGGTATGGATTATTCCAATATGATGAAAATATCGGAATTAATCAAAAAATATAGAAATAAGGATAAAATAATTTTTATTGTTTCCCATGATATAGAATTTTTAAATGAAGTAGCAGATGAGATTTTTGAATTGTAA